Below is a window of Streptomyces sp. WMMB303 DNA.
GCGGCGGCTATCAGCTCGGGGCCGCCGTAGCGTTCGATCTCGCGCTGATAGCTGACGAAGGTGTGGTCGGCGATGTGCCCGCCCCGGGCGAGGTCGTACGCCCAGGCCGACACCTCGCGCAGTACGTCCGCGCGTGCCGATTCCTCGGGGGTGTGGAACCGCACCCGCAGGTGGGGCGCGGGATCGCCGTAGCGCAGGAAGAACGGGGAGGGCACGCCGTACTGTTCGGACAGCCTCGCGGTGAGGTCGGCCAGGCCCACGCCCAGCAGGGTGTCGTGCGCGTCCGGCTCGGCGTAGAGCTTCACCGCCAGCCAGTCGCTGCCGATCCGCTTGCTGCGTATCCCGTATTCCTCGGCGCCGGGGACGGCCCGGGGCCGGATGTGCCGGGCCACCGGGCCCGGGTCCTCACCGACCCGGACGAGGGGCACGACGATCTCGGAGGCGTACGGTTCGCCGGCGGTGTCCCGCAGGAAGCCCTCGTCCGGTGCGGGCAGGACCTCCTCCAGGGTGATCCCGTCGTCCGTGGCCCGCTCCAGGCTGTCGCGCAGCTCGCGCAGCGAGGCGGCGCTGGTGAGGTCGAGCAGCAGGGCGTTGTCGTTGTCGGTGAGGTTGACCAGGCGGGGCACCATCCACGTGTCGGCCCAGGCGCGGACGGCTTCGGCGAACACGGCGGCTCCCTCTCCGTCGCGGCGGCCGCCGCAGGCCGGTGCGAGGTCGCCGGGACGCAGCCGCCATCGTGCTCGGCGGAGCACGAGGTCGCCTCGTTCGACGCGGGGCAGGAACGGCATGGTCCAGGTCAGACTCTCCCAGCTGAACCACGAGACCGTGCCCGAGAGGCCCTGGGAGACCTCCAGCATGAACCGGCAGGGGTCGGGCGCCCCGGCCCAGTTGAGCATCGCGCGGTCGGTGACGTGCAGTCGGCGGCCCAGTGTGCGGCTGCGCAGGTAGAGCTTCCCGTCGGCCACCCCGACCAGGACGTCGTCCAGTCGGATCACGCGGTCCGTCTCCCGGCCGGGTGTCACGTTGACCGGCAGCTCCCAGGTGTGCACCGTGGGGCGGATGGTGACGTTGATGGAACGGGCGTGCTGGGGCAGGGAGGACAGCTCGGCGCAGACGGCGTCGCCCTGACGCTGTTCCTCGGCGGCGGCCAGCTCCCGCAGCGCAGCGCGGGTCTCCTCGTCGAAGAGGTGGTGGAAGCGGGAGAAGGTCCTGCCGCCCATCACCACGCCGGCGGTGCCGCAGACGGCGCGCCAGCGCTCGCGGCCGGAGCCCGGCGCCAGCAGACCGAGGTAGAGGTCGAGGACCGGCATCGGCGGCCGGTGGTCGTCCTCGGCTGCCGAGACCTCGGTGAGTTCGTCGAGCAGCCGGTCGTCGAGCTGGACGCTCAGCTCCCGGCGGGCCAGGGCCCCGGTGACCATCCGGTTCAGCACGGCCTCCCGGGGCCGCTCCTCCGGCCGGTCCGCCCCGTCGACGGTCCGGGGGACGACGCCCGGCAGCGGGTAGGCCTGTCCCGGGGAGCGGTATCGGCGCGGTGGGCCGAGGCCGGTCTCCGGGGTCAGCGCCTCCAGCAGGGGGATCTCGGAGCGGTGGCCGTAGCGTTCGGAGAACGCCTCGGCGTACTCCGTGAGATGCGGCGGGTAGCGGTCCTCCGCCCCCACGCGCCGGAAGACCTGGGCGGCCTCTTCGGCGAGGTCGGCCACGGCCCGGGGAAGGACGAGAGGCCCGTCGAGGTTCAGCGTCGAGTCGAGCTGGAGCGTCGGGCCCGAGTGGCCTCCGACGGCCTCGGGCATCGGCGTGCTCGCCGCCTCCAGCAGTTCGGACACCGGGATCCCGCCCTGGTTGAACGCGCCGATCGCGGCCTCCACCCCGTCGATCGCCCCCGCGACGGCGGCGTCGGTGACGGGGGGCAGCATCGAGCGCAGCAGCGAGTCGTCGCGGTCCGTCCGGCCGGCCGGGGGGATCAGCAGCCGGGGGCGCTCGGCGGTGATGAGGATGTCGCTGTCGAGGAGGCCGTCGAGCAGGGACGCGATCCGCTCGGCGCCTGCCGTCGGGAAGTCCTCGGTGAGCCGGGCGGTGAGGTCGCCGAGTGTCGTCGGGGTGCGAGTGTGGTCGAGCACGGAACGGATCGGTCCGGTGAGCCGTACGCTGACGGAGCGTCGGCCCTTGGGCGCGGTCCGGCCTCCGTCGCCGGGTGCGCCGGCGCGGGCGGCCTCGGTACCGGCGTCGAGCCCGTAGCCCTCGGCGGTGGAGAGCCACACCCGGCCGCGGGCCGCATGGAGCAGGTCGTTGCGCCGCACCCGCAGCTCGGAGGGCTGCTGTGCGCCGAAGGCGAGCCGCTTGACGAGGTGCATGACCCATCCGGAGTCCGCTCGTGCCCGGGCCGCTCCGATGGCGGTGTCGCCGAGCCGGGTGCGCTGCTCCTCGCCGAACACGCCGGTGGTGACGCCCGCGAAGAGGCCGAACGGCGTCGCGCGGA
It encodes the following:
- a CDS encoding lantibiotic dehydratase, producing MTEETADTYRACGFFMLRAPALPARPMLDLLRSLPAADGAASRADAWQDDDGDHHDYADRLRKLWSTPGVPDAVRAASPHLADAVERFDSLNGKDRRKAVRGLSRYLNRMSFRATPFGLFAGVTTGVFGEEQRTRLGDTAIGAARARADSGWVMHLVKRLAFGAQQPSELRVRRNDLLHAARGRVWLSTAEGYGLDAGTEAARAGAPGDGGRTAPKGRRSVSVRLTGPIRSVLDHTRTPTTLGDLTARLTEDFPTAGAERIASLLDGLLDSDILITAERPRLLIPPAGRTDRDDSLLRSMLPPVTDAAVAGAIDGVEAAIGAFNQGGIPVSELLEAASTPMPEAVGGHSGPTLQLDSTLNLDGPLVLPRAVADLAEEAAQVFRRVGAEDRYPPHLTEYAEAFSERYGHRSEIPLLEALTPETGLGPPRRYRSPGQAYPLPGVVPRTVDGADRPEERPREAVLNRMVTGALARRELSVQLDDRLLDELTEVSAAEDDHRPPMPVLDLYLGLLAPGSGRERWRAVCGTAGVVMGGRTFSRFHHLFDEETRAALRELAAAEEQRQGDAVCAELSSLPQHARSINVTIRPTVHTWELPVNVTPGRETDRVIRLDDVLVGVADGKLYLRSRTLGRRLHVTDRAMLNWAGAPDPCRFMLEVSQGLSGTVSWFSWESLTWTMPFLPRVERGDLVLRRARWRLRPGDLAPACGGRRDGEGAAVFAEAVRAWADTWMVPRLVNLTDNDNALLLDLTSAASLRELRDSLERATDDGITLEEVLPAPDEGFLRDTAGEPYASEIVVPLVRVGEDPGPVARHIRPRAVPGAEEYGIRSKRIGSDWLAVKLYAEPDAHDTLLGVGLADLTARLSEQYGVPSPFFLRYGDPAPHLRVRFHTPEESARADVLREVSAWAYDLARGGHIADHTFVSYQREIERYGGPELIAAAEEWFRQDSAAVLQLLRRLRASGTGLPGLPPLGLDASQERAALVALTLDRLCGSLVPDPEARHALARLAARRNAGGDLYRAAGRVLWTARTDDGPARELLDAADAVWRPAAERLTRRMAELERGGELQAERDDIVLSLLHMHCNRMGLRPSDEAIAHGVWRRLLDRAAHAPA